DNA sequence from the Buchnera aphidicola (Cinara kochiana kochiana) genome:
CTTAGGAATCGATAAGAATAATCATGATATTGTTGTTTTAGAATGTAATGCTATAATTGGGTTAAGCTTTAATAATTATAGACATATAAACAAATATTTAATGAAATTTTTTATTCCATTTAATAGAGTAGATTTACGCTCTATTTGGGGTTTATCTCGAGAAATTGCATTATTAAACAATTTACCATTACCTCAAATTAAGCATAAAAGTTTTTTACATTTAAAAAATTTTATTAAAGGTAATGTGAGTATTGATATTCAAAATGATTATATTCAATATATTTTTTGTGAATTATATGCTATAGATTTAAAATCGGTTTTACCATTTTATATGCAAGAACGATTAATAAAATCTGATATGTTTACGAATAATATTATAAAAAATATCATTAATTATGTTTTTATTGAGACCGGGCATTGGTTTCATGTATTTGATCTAGATTTATTAAGTAAAAAATTATATATATCTAGTTTAAATAAAGAAGAATTAATTATAGATAAAAATAATAAAAATTTTTTATTACCGAAAGGTACAATTATTCTATATGATTCTAAAAAAATTTTATCTTTTGAAGATATGGTATATTCTAAATATTATAAAGTTAATAATTTTACAAAAAATTTATTTTTAGGATCTATTTGCTTTAATTCTGATTTTATACAAAATCGATCTTTACCGTTACCTACTATTAAGCAAAATATGGATTATATGAAATATAATATATATCCTGTTTTACAAAAAAATATTCTTAAATATATACAAACATTAATTAAAAAAATATGCGGCGGAAACTTTTCTATATATAAAATATATAAAATGAACACGAATATATTTATTCCTATTGTTTTATTATTAAAAATTGAACAATTAAACAAAATTACTGGAATTAAATTTTTTAAAAAAGATATCATTATTATTTTAAAGGATTGTCATTTTTCATATTTTGAAAAGAAAAATATTTTATATGTTACACCGCCATATTGGCGTTCTGATATTAGAATTGTTGAAGATTTAATCAGCGAAATAATTCGAATATATGGATATAATAAAATTATCGCTAAATCACCTCGCGAATATATAAATAAATTTTTAATTAAAAAAGGCAAAATATCATTATCACGAATTAAATTATTTCTTTCTGATCACGGATATTTTGAAATTATTTCATATAGCTTTGTCAATTCTGCTATACAAGAATGTTTTAAATTGAAAGATAAGAGTTTAAAAATAAAAAATCCTATTTCGAATGATATGTCTGAAATGAGATTATCGTTATGGATTGGTTTATTAAGCTGTGTTTCATATAATCAAAAACGACAACAGGAATCTATTCGTCTTTTTGAAACTGGATTATGTTTTGTTTCACCTAAAGATCGTTATACTCCAGTTATTCAAGATGAATATTTATCTGGTGCTATTAGCGGATTTATTGGACGTCGTGAGTGGTATTTAAAAAATAGAAAATTAGATTTTTATGATTTAAAAGGTGATCTTGAATCTATTTTAAATATTTGTGGAAAGCTAAAGGATGTAGAATTTATTTCAA
Encoded proteins:
- the pheT gene encoding phenylalanine--tRNA ligase subunit beta, with the protein product MKFGEEWLRQWVNPPISSKQLCEQLTNFGCEAECIKENPLYLQNVVIGEIVSKKPFNIIKKLFIYTICIQNNQKIFIVFMDKEYLLIGTKIPIILTNNSLKKKSCILTENFSKTNKNNEFGSYHSLGIDKNNHDIVVLECNAIIGLSFNNYRHINKYLMKFFIPFNRVDLRSIWGLSREIALLNNLPLPQIKHKSFLHLKNFIKGNVSIDIQNDYIQYIFCELYAIDLKSVLPFYMQERLIKSDMFTNNIIKNIINYVFIETGHWFHVFDLDLLSKKLYISSLNKEELIIDKNNKNFLLPKGTIILYDSKKILSFEDMVYSKYYKVNNFTKNLFLGSICFNSDFIQNRSLPLPTIKQNMDYMKYNIYPVLQKNILKYIQTLIKKICGGNFSIYKIYKMNTNIFIPIVLLLKIEQLNKITGIKFFKKDIIIILKDCHFSYFEKKNILYVTPPYWRSDIRIVEDLISEIIRIYGYNKIIAKSPREYINKFLIKKGKISLSRIKLFLSDHGYFEIISYSFVNSAIQECFKLKDKSLKIKNPISNDMSEMRLSLWIGLLSCVSYNQKRQQESIRLFETGLCFVSPKDRYTPVIQDEYLSGAISGFIGRREWYLKNRKLDFYDLKGDLESILNICGKLKDVEFISKKYVGLCSKQSVGIYLYDQLIGRIGVLDSSFHEIFDLKDSVILFEIMWKKICNRSDTNIKNISLLPNSKRDISIIVPDTILSKDILNLCINNISIKNTDIHIYDVYTGNNIPIRKKSVSICFVFNDAVRTLKESDITLNILQCINALKDKFGATLRD